From one Paenibacillus sp. FSL K6-1330 genomic stretch:
- a CDS encoding bifunctional UDP-sugar hydrolase/5'-nucleotidase: MGLGSNQQKLTILYTNDIHSHFEMMSNVAALISREKAVAGDKAIVLDIGDHMDRASVETEGTMGQANVDVINLTGYDAITIGNNEGLTISYDVLESVYAGLQCPVVCCNISETKSGKPPSWMKPHVILEREGIRIGLTGATAAFAGFYQLLGWEAGDPVQAIAEQVRALQGQCDIMIVLSHLGLTIDKRLAENVEGIDVILGGHTHHILEEPLMIGKTAVCGAGKFGQYVGRLVMQRDHAEDRFTCIEGSLLPVDKNLMEPIVEQAIMKHHELAREKLTEAVAVIDRSLPIHYEEESPFANLLAQAVLQHTDADFSIVNSGQLLGPLPEGEISTGMLHGLCPSPINPCVVKLRGEHIYQALEESLLQEFSGKKILGFGFRGYILGGLAVDGLKIHFDKNGEPYRKITHISMKGQPLELQREYKVGTLDMFTFKIGYESLSLGKDTVYMLPEFIRDLLRSELSRPGSLEESMIPRWLS; encoded by the coding sequence ATGGGGTTAGGAAGCAACCAGCAGAAGCTGACGATATTGTATACCAACGATATTCACAGCCATTTTGAAATGATGAGTAATGTGGCGGCACTTATTTCCCGGGAAAAGGCGGTTGCCGGTGATAAGGCAATTGTGCTGGATATCGGTGATCATATGGACCGGGCATCGGTGGAAACTGAAGGCACGATGGGCCAAGCCAATGTGGATGTCATTAATTTGACAGGATACGACGCCATCACGATTGGCAATAACGAAGGGCTCACCATTTCGTATGATGTTCTGGAGAGTGTATATGCCGGACTGCAGTGTCCCGTTGTGTGCTGCAACATAAGCGAGACAAAGAGCGGTAAACCTCCTTCATGGATGAAGCCGCATGTGATCCTGGAACGAGAAGGCATTCGAATCGGGCTCACCGGCGCAACGGCTGCTTTTGCAGGATTTTATCAATTGTTAGGCTGGGAAGCCGGAGATCCGGTGCAGGCTATTGCTGAGCAAGTGCGAGCGCTTCAGGGCCAGTGTGATATCATGATCGTTTTATCCCATTTAGGACTAACGATTGATAAAAGATTAGCAGAAAATGTTGAGGGGATTGATGTTATTCTAGGCGGTCATACCCATCACATCCTTGAGGAGCCTCTGATGATTGGGAAGACTGCCGTGTGCGGTGCAGGCAAGTTCGGACAATACGTAGGTCGCCTTGTCATGCAGCGCGATCATGCAGAAGATCGCTTTACCTGTATAGAGGGAAGTCTGCTGCCCGTGGATAAAAACTTGATGGAACCCATCGTAGAGCAGGCGATCATGAAACACCATGAGCTGGCAAGGGAGAAATTAACGGAGGCCGTAGCCGTTATTGACCGTAGTCTGCCCATTCACTATGAGGAGGAGTCGCCGTTTGCGAACCTGCTGGCTCAGGCAGTGCTGCAGCATACGGATGCTGATTTTTCTATCGTGAACTCGGGGCAGCTGCTAGGACCGCTGCCGGAGGGCGAGATCAGTACCGGCATGCTCCATGGCCTGTGTCCGTCCCCGATTAATCCCTGTGTCGTGAAGCTGCGCGGAGAACATATTTATCAAGCACTTGAGGAAAGCCTGCTCCAGGAGTTCAGCGGGAAGAAGATACTGGGCTTTGGCTTCCGCGGTTATATATTAGGCGGCCTGGCTGTCGATGGCTTGAAGATTCACTTTGACAAGAACGGAGAGCCCTATCGCAAGATCACGCATATCTCCATGAAGGGACAACCGCTAGAGCTGCAGCGAGAATACAAGGTGGGAACACTCGACATGTTCACTTTCAAAATCGGATATGAGTCGTTGTCACTTGGTAAGGACACGGTATATATGCTGCCGGAGTTTATTAGAGACTTGCTGCGAAGTGAGCTTTCGAGGCCCGGTTCGCTTGAAGAGTCCATGATTCCACGCTGGTTATCCTGA
- the moaD gene encoding molybdopterin converting factor subunit 1, with the protein MSTTISILLFAGLADRIGTASLTFNVPGFPLTAGELKLLLSGAYPDVQSQISTAFVAVNQEYALSDQLIQSGDEVALIPPVSGGDGTAPQDSGSRSSADGKCSISYDQLSVEATIAKVHDDNHGATLSFVGTTREMTGQMRTVTLEYEAYIPMALKEMQQICADIFRQWPGTQCAISHRIGTVGIGETSVVIAVSSPHRNACYEASRYAIEQLKRSVPIWKKEIWDDGSEWKGPQTGPWDPTVRQ; encoded by the coding sequence ATGTCAACAACCATTTCTATATTATTATTTGCAGGATTAGCTGATCGAATCGGCACAGCTTCACTTACATTTAACGTACCGGGCTTTCCCCTTACAGCCGGGGAATTGAAGCTGCTTCTTAGCGGGGCTTATCCTGATGTCCAATCCCAGATTTCCACGGCTTTCGTCGCGGTAAATCAAGAGTATGCGTTATCGGATCAGCTTATTCAAAGCGGTGACGAGGTAGCTCTGATTCCACCTGTGTCCGGCGGTGACGGAACCGCCCCGCAAGACTCCGGATCCAGGTCCTCGGCAGATGGGAAGTGCTCTATATCCTACGACCAGCTGTCCGTAGAAGCAACCATTGCCAAAGTTCATGATGATAATCATGGAGCAACGCTTTCCTTTGTAGGTACAACGCGAGAGATGACCGGCCAGATGCGAACGGTTACGCTGGAGTATGAAGCATATATCCCGATGGCGCTAAAAGAGATGCAGCAAATATGCGCTGACATTTTTCGACAATGGCCCGGCACGCAATGTGCGATTTCCCACCGTATCGGTACGGTCGGTATTGGGGAAACCAGTGTTGTTATCGCTGTATCCTCCCCGCATCGGAATGCATGTTATGAGGCCAGCCGTTATGCCATCGAACAATTGAAGCGATCCGTCCCAATCTGGAAAAAGGAGATCTGGGACGATGGTTCGGAATGGAAAGGACCGCAGACCGGACCCTGGGACCCAACCGTTAGGCAATAA
- a CDS encoding HD-GYP domain-containing protein, producing the protein MRVHVTDLIPGDQMQDDAYNTNGVHVLQKGATLRLEDISKLLQHGIDYIEINPRKLSVSLDSSSEISDSYNKVKPHFNLAFDGCSTLFTEASQTGKFNESVVDDVFKPLVGSLNEHTDVVSLLLLFNGKDDYTYRHSIQVGMLSYYIADWMGYSDKEAYEIGKAGYLHDIGKSKIPRNILDKPGKLTSEEYEKVKLHTIYGYEMISESMEDKVTAMVALQHHERDDASGYPRALRADQIHPYSHICAVADVYSAMTTNRVYQSKQQLLTVLRELYRLSFGKLNGKPTHAFIQQMLPNFIGKKVLLTTGESGSIVMNNPSDYFRPLVKTEDRFIDLSKEYNTEIQEILL; encoded by the coding sequence TTGAGAGTACATGTCACGGACCTGATACCCGGTGATCAAATGCAGGATGATGCTTACAACACAAACGGCGTTCATGTTCTACAAAAAGGAGCAACCCTTCGTTTAGAGGATATATCCAAGCTATTGCAGCACGGTATCGATTACATAGAAATAAACCCACGCAAACTGTCCGTATCCCTCGATTCATCATCTGAAATTTCAGATTCATACAACAAGGTTAAACCCCATTTCAATCTTGCATTTGACGGGTGCTCCACCTTATTTACCGAAGCGTCACAAACCGGTAAATTCAATGAGTCCGTTGTGGATGATGTTTTCAAACCCTTAGTCGGCTCTCTGAATGAGCATACGGATGTGGTCTCCTTGCTTCTGCTTTTTAATGGTAAAGATGATTATACCTACAGGCACTCCATTCAAGTAGGAATGTTATCGTACTATATCGCGGATTGGATGGGTTACTCCGACAAGGAAGCTTATGAAATCGGCAAAGCGGGCTATCTCCATGATATCGGCAAAAGCAAGATTCCAAGGAATATACTGGACAAGCCAGGGAAGCTGACTTCTGAAGAATATGAGAAAGTGAAGCTGCATACCATCTATGGTTACGAGATGATCTCCGAATCCATGGAAGATAAGGTCACCGCTATGGTCGCACTCCAGCACCATGAACGGGATGATGCTTCCGGCTATCCACGAGCGCTCCGTGCAGACCAGATTCATCCATACTCTCATATTTGCGCTGTAGCCGATGTATATAGCGCGATGACAACGAACCGGGTCTATCAATCCAAGCAGCAGCTGTTAACCGTACTTCGGGAGCTATATCGTCTTAGTTTCGGTAAACTGAACGGCAAGCCGACGCATGCCTTCATCCAGCAGATGCTGCCGAACTTTATCGGTAAAAAGGTTCTGCTGACGACCGGTGAATCCGGCAGTATCGTCATGAACAATCCTTCGGATTACTTCCGTCCGCTCGTGAAGACTGAGGATCGATTCATCGACCTCTCCAAGGAATATAATACCGAGATCCAAGAGATTCTTCTGTAA